The Rhinolophus ferrumequinum isolate MPI-CBG mRhiFer1 chromosome 4, mRhiFer1_v1.p, whole genome shotgun sequence genome has a window encoding:
- the LOC117021489 gene encoding dynein light chain 1, cytoplasmic-like has protein sequence MCDRKAVIKNADLSEEMQQDSVECATQALEKYNIEKDIAAHIKKEFDKKYNPTWHCIVGRNFGSYLTHETKHFIYFYLGQVVILLFKSG, from the coding sequence ATGTGCGACAGAAAGGCGGTGATCAAAAATGCCGACTTGTCCGAGGAGATGCAACAGGATTCGGTGGAGTGTGCTACTCAGGCGTTGGAGAAGTATAACATAGAGAAGGACATTGCGGCCCATATTAAGAAGGAGTTTGACAAGAAGTACAACCCCACCTGGCACTGCATCGTGGGGAGGAACTTCGGTAGTTACCTGACACATGAAACCAAACACTTCATCTACTTCTACCTGGGCCAAGTGGTCATTCTTCTGTTCAAATCTGGTTAG